A single region of the Salicibibacter cibi genome encodes:
- a CDS encoding dihydroorotase has protein sequence MNLIVKNANIPQGDRQVLTNILVDQGTIVGFADSINGLQADKVVDVKQKLVVPGCIDPHTHFMEPGFSHRDTFDAAGRSAAKGGLTSHIDMPCTTKPSVRSREQFHEKLNAIKDKAVIDFAFWGGMTGEDVREGLLHNIQPQVDEGVVAFKVYMTPSVPTFPPVSDAEMLEIFRHVAPTDLPIGVHAENLDICTFYSSKLENEGREDPVAWSEARGVIAEKTAIELILSFAEETDARVHVVHMTSKKGVELVREAKKRGVKVTAETCPQYLVLNAEEAMNKWGTFAKIAPPLRGKEDNEAFWQGLADGTVDFVGTDHAPYNIETEKKGSTIWTSFPGMPGVEQMVPILVSKGLNKGRLSLSRFVEVTSRNAAIHYGIYPKKGAMELGSDADFTVIDLDREYTIDKDNVLTDAKYTPFHGMELKGIPVQTIVRGKTVYDADDGGIVSEPGYGQYVERQSIQRLDRELKYETENTLGRPVKVQEKEKQFAGGI, from the coding sequence ATGAATTTAATCGTGAAAAATGCTAATATTCCGCAGGGGGACAGACAAGTATTGACGAATATTTTAGTCGATCAAGGAACAATTGTCGGCTTTGCCGATTCCATTAACGGTTTGCAAGCCGATAAGGTTGTTGATGTAAAACAAAAGTTGGTCGTTCCGGGATGTATTGACCCTCACACTCATTTTATGGAGCCGGGATTTAGTCATCGTGATACGTTTGATGCCGCCGGACGCTCAGCAGCAAAGGGTGGGCTAACTTCTCACATTGATATGCCTTGTACAACAAAACCGTCTGTACGTAGTCGCGAACAATTTCATGAAAAATTAAATGCCATTAAGGATAAGGCAGTGATTGACTTTGCCTTCTGGGGCGGCATGACGGGTGAAGATGTTCGAGAAGGATTACTTCACAACATTCAACCCCAAGTCGATGAGGGCGTTGTTGCGTTTAAAGTCTATATGACACCTTCTGTACCGACGTTTCCGCCGGTATCTGATGCAGAAATGCTCGAAATATTCCGTCATGTTGCGCCGACAGACTTACCTATCGGTGTTCACGCCGAAAACCTTGATATTTGTACATTTTATTCCAGTAAGTTGGAAAATGAAGGCCGTGAAGATCCGGTTGCCTGGTCAGAAGCAAGAGGAGTTATAGCTGAAAAAACGGCTATAGAACTGATTCTCAGTTTCGCTGAAGAAACGGACGCCCGTGTTCATGTTGTTCACATGACGTCCAAAAAAGGTGTCGAACTCGTTCGTGAAGCAAAGAAACGCGGCGTTAAAGTCACAGCAGAGACGTGTCCTCAATACTTGGTGTTGAACGCAGAGGAAGCCATGAACAAATGGGGAACATTTGCCAAAATTGCACCGCCTTTACGTGGCAAAGAAGACAATGAAGCTTTCTGGCAGGGACTTGCAGATGGCACGGTCGATTTCGTCGGAACCGATCATGCACCCTATAACATTGAAACTGAAAAGAAGGGTTCAACCATTTGGACCAGTTTCCCTGGTATGCCTGGCGTCGAACAAATGGTACCTATTCTAGTGAGTAAAGGTTTGAACAAAGGGCGCTTATCATTGTCAAGATTTGTAGAAGTGACCAGCCGAAACGCCGCCATACATTACGGAATTTATCCGAAAAAAGGTGCGATGGAGCTTGGTAGTGATGCGGATTTCACTGTGATCGATCTCGATCGTGAGTACACCATAGACAAGGACAATGTGCTCACGGATGCCAAATACACCCCATTCCATGGGATGGAACTAAAAGGCATCCCTGTGCAAACAATTGTCCGGGGTAAAACTGTGTATGATGCAGATGATGGCGGTATTGTAAGCGAACCAGGCTATGGACAATATGTTGAACGTCAAAGCATTCAACGTCTTGATCGCGAATTGAAATATGAAACGGAAAATACGTTGGGGAGACCGGTAAAGGTACAAGAAAAAGAAAAACAATTTGCGGGAGGTATTTAA
- a CDS encoding UbiD family decarboxylase → MNPVSMRNLIERLENKNLLYCIKKEVDPKFELGAVVKTKDGKEPFLFDSIKGYDSSMIAGLGGDRELMADSIGVSSSELVPSLVESIVHPIKTNTVSSNAAPVHENVVYPPFKLDEYFPIPTFHAEDCGPYYVSGVLVVKEPNGEKRYTSIRRMGFIGDNRTNIAITSPELQRQYSMFEQNNEPLEVAVMFGVVPAVVLASQVSTHLFHSDKLNVASALLGQSLDVVQCRTVDLEVLAEAEIVLEGRMLPYERDSEGTFAELGGYYGGDMPQPIVEMSALTYRKNAISQTIFPASAEEKLPMCLVREMTLFRTIRQVVDVKSVHVTMAAAARLHAVVQIEKKTDGDGKQAAMAAFASDKDLKHVVVVDDDVDLYNPEDVEWAIATRVQADMDITIMPGGNGSPLEASHNLRGSRQKWVLTLQFLWTKKRNLDEYLYR, encoded by the coding sequence ATGAACCCCGTATCAATGAGAAATTTGATCGAGCGTTTAGAAAACAAAAATCTCCTCTATTGCATAAAAAAAGAAGTTGATCCTAAATTTGAGCTTGGAGCTGTCGTCAAAACAAAAGATGGAAAGGAACCATTCCTGTTTGATAGCATTAAAGGTTATGACTCTTCGATGATTGCCGGACTTGGTGGCGATCGTGAGTTAATGGCTGACAGTATAGGTGTTTCATCATCTGAATTGGTTCCATCATTGGTTGAAAGCATTGTTCATCCCATTAAAACGAATACCGTATCTTCTAATGCAGCGCCTGTCCATGAAAATGTTGTTTATCCCCCGTTTAAACTGGACGAGTATTTTCCCATTCCGACTTTTCACGCAGAAGATTGCGGTCCTTATTATGTATCCGGTGTATTAGTTGTGAAAGAACCAAATGGGGAAAAAAGATACACATCGATCCGAAGAATGGGTTTTATCGGTGACAACAGGACAAACATTGCAATTACGTCACCTGAACTACAACGTCAATATTCAATGTTTGAACAAAACAATGAACCGTTGGAAGTCGCCGTCATGTTTGGCGTTGTCCCGGCTGTCGTACTCGCATCTCAAGTCAGTACACATTTATTTCATTCGGATAAGTTAAACGTAGCCAGTGCATTACTCGGCCAATCATTGGATGTCGTTCAGTGTCGTACCGTGGATTTGGAAGTTTTGGCAGAAGCTGAAATTGTGCTTGAGGGGAGAATGTTACCTTATGAACGGGATTCAGAGGGTACGTTTGCGGAATTAGGAGGGTATTATGGAGGCGATATGCCACAACCGATTGTGGAAATGTCTGCACTAACTTATAGAAAAAATGCGATTTCGCAAACGATTTTTCCGGCCAGCGCAGAAGAGAAACTGCCAATGTGTCTGGTTCGTGAAATGACCCTTTTTAGGACTATCCGACAAGTGGTTGATGTGAAATCGGTTCACGTGACAATGGCTGCAGCCGCTCGCCTACATGCCGTTGTTCAAATTGAGAAAAAGACGGACGGGGACGGCAAACAAGCGGCAATGGCAGCATTTGCAAGTGATAAGGACTTAAAGCACGTGGTTGTTGTGGATGATGATGTTGACCTATATAATCCCGAAGATGTCGAATGGGCAATCGCGACAAGAGTCCAAGCCGACATGGATATTACGATCATGCCCGGGGGTAATGGTTCTCCCCTTGAAGCCTCCCACAATCTAAGGGGGTCACGGCAAAAATGGGTATTGACGCTACAGTTCCTTTGGACCAAAAAAAGGAATTTAGACGAGTATCTATACCGGTAA
- a CDS encoding UbiX family flavin prenyltransferase yields the protein MRIIVGVTGASGSLYAYTLIRTLHQLGIETHVIATKTGEKVLQYECGVNINDMKQFAEVHDDSNLFAPVASGSFKTDGMVIVPCSMNTLGAIANGIGDTLVTRAANVAMKEKRNLIIVPREAPFHLIHLQNMTKLAEANVSIMPASPGFYHQPKEIWELINFIVSRILDALNIDHKLIERWGEKQ from the coding sequence ATGAGAATCATTGTGGGGGTTACCGGAGCAAGTGGATCTTTGTATGCATATACATTGATCCGCACCCTTCATCAGTTAGGCATAGAGACACACGTTATTGCAACTAAAACGGGAGAAAAGGTGTTGCAATACGAATGCGGTGTCAACATCAACGACATGAAACAATTTGCTGAGGTTCATGATGACAGTAATTTATTTGCGCCGGTTGCCAGTGGTTCTTTTAAAACGGACGGAATGGTCATTGTACCCTGTTCCATGAATACATTGGGAGCGATTGCAAATGGGATAGGCGATACATTGGTTACCCGAGCGGCCAATGTTGCGATGAAAGAAAAACGAAACCTCATTATTGTACCGAGAGAGGCGCCTTTTCATTTGATTCATTTGCAAAACATGACAAAATTAGCCGAAGCAAATGTATCAATCATGCCGGCATCTCCGGGATTTTATCACCAACCGAAAGAAATTTGGGAACTGATTAACTTTATCGTGTCACGTATTTTGGATGCACTTAATATAGATCACAAACTTATCGAAAGATGGGGGGAGAAACAATGA
- a CDS encoding cysteine hydrolase family protein has product MDVKGNKHAIIVIDMLNDFIKEGGALRVENNEKIVPKIRETIDFSHDNDIQVVFIQETHRKNDADFKVRPVHAIKGTWGSEFIPELQPDEDKGDYIVQKRRHSAFAYTDLDLFLREEGIDTVVLTGNWTNVCVRSTASDALYHTYNVVCLSDATSSKTDKMHEAGLVDIGIFGQVMTTEEYKTAVKQKFSQKQRN; this is encoded by the coding sequence ATGGACGTAAAAGGAAACAAACATGCCATCATTGTCATCGATATGTTGAACGATTTTATTAAGGAAGGGGGCGCTCTTAGAGTAGAGAATAATGAAAAAATCGTTCCAAAAATAAGAGAAACAATTGATTTTAGCCATGACAATGACATTCAGGTCGTATTCATTCAAGAAACCCATCGAAAAAACGATGCCGATTTTAAAGTAAGGCCCGTTCACGCAATTAAGGGGACATGGGGATCAGAATTTATACCCGAATTACAACCGGATGAGGACAAAGGGGATTATATTGTCCAGAAACGGCGCCATAGTGCGTTTGCATATACCGATTTGGATCTTTTCCTTCGTGAAGAAGGTATTGACACTGTCGTGCTAACAGGAAATTGGACGAACGTTTGCGTAAGAAGCACTGCCTCCGATGCTTTATATCATACGTATAACGTCGTATGTTTATCGGATGCGACATCTTCGAAAACCGATAAAATGCATGAAGCAGGTTTGGTGGATATTGGGATTTTTGGCCAGGTAATGACAACAGAGGAGTACAAAACAGCAGTGAAACAGAAATTCTCCCAGAAACAGAGAAATTAA
- a CDS encoding Na-translocating system protein MpsC family protein: MEAVSDSLRSTLKKDISQLYNKVNQEMYGLGVKKQKIEFLNNAVVIFSEHKRAPDLEALQHQYKELTIAADAALISEFKKRLKRDIQYHLSKDVHTVLKDFDPETEFACTVIYFKEDRL, encoded by the coding sequence ATGGAGGCAGTTTCTGATTCGCTGAGGAGCACTCTTAAGAAAGATATTTCACAACTTTATAACAAAGTCAATCAAGAGATGTATGGTTTAGGAGTAAAAAAGCAAAAGATTGAGTTCCTTAATAATGCCGTTGTGATATTCAGTGAACATAAACGCGCCCCAGACTTGGAAGCTCTCCAGCATCAGTATAAAGAATTAACGATCGCAGCCGATGCAGCGCTTATTTCCGAATTTAAAAAAAGACTGAAAAGGGATATTCAATATCACCTGAGTAAAGATGTCCACACCGTATTAAAGGATTTCGATCCTGAGACTGAATTTGCTTGTACGGTCATCTATTTTAAAGAAGATCGATTATAG
- a CDS encoding BMC domain-containing protein, producing the protein MSAIGLVETRGLTSAVEALDSMAKAANISCLDLKRVGSGLITVIIEGDVADVNSAVEIGKLSPDRVGGDLISSNVIPRPHTELEKLL; encoded by the coding sequence GTGAGTGCAATTGGGTTAGTTGAAACAAGGGGGTTGACGTCGGCAGTCGAAGCGCTGGATTCAATGGCGAAAGCCGCTAATATCAGCTGTCTTGACTTAAAAAGAGTTGGGTCAGGATTAATCACAGTGATTATTGAGGGGGATGTCGCTGATGTTAATTCTGCAGTTGAAATTGGCAAGCTATCACCGGACCGTGTCGGTGGAGACTTAATATCCAGTAATGTCATCCCCCGGCCACATACGGAACTTGAAAAATTACTATAG